One Zootoca vivipara chromosome 9, rZooViv1.1, whole genome shotgun sequence DNA window includes the following coding sequences:
- the NPY2R gene encoding neuropeptide Y receptor type 2 encodes MGLMGGSKIMENRTRLTKTDLYSRLNLPPGFEPKQDLKDSTNLVEVQIVLICAYCVIILLGLVGNSLVIHVVIKFKSMRTVTNFFIANLAVADLLVNTLCLPFTLVYTLLGEWKLGSVLCHLVPYAQGLAVQVSIVTLTVIALDRHRCIVYHLESKISKRISFLIIGVAWAVSAILASPLAIFREYFSIELNQDLKMVVCAEAWPREGLVNYGTIYSVLMFLIQYVLPLAIISYAYIRIWSKLKNHISPGAAGDHYHQRRRKTTKMLVCVVVVFGVCWLPFHIFQLVSDIDGSVLHLQEYKLIYTLFHVIAMCSTFANPLLYGWMNSNYRTAFLTAFRCEQRLDSIHPEVSPALKAKKKLEAKEEHCSGPPFSQPTSV; translated from the coding sequence atggggctgatgggaggatCCAAAATTATGGAGAACCGGACAAGACTAACTAAAACGGACCTCTACTCCAGACTGAACTTGCCACCAGGCTTCGAGCCCAAGCAAGATCTGAAGGATAGCACCAATTTAGTGGAGGTGCAGATCGTCCTCATCTGTGCCTACTGCGTCATCATTTTGCTCGGGTTAGTGGGCAACTCCTTGGTGATTCACGTGGTGATCAAGTTCAAGAGCATGCGCACAGTGACCAACTTCTTCATTGCCAACTTGGCCGTGGCCGATCTGCTGGTGAACACGCTCTGCCTGCCATTCACATTAGTTTACACATTGCTGGGAGAATGGAAGCTGGGTTCTGTGCTGTGCCACCTCGTGCCGTACGCCCAAGGCCTTGCCGTTCAGGTATCCATAGTGACGTTGACTGTGATAGCCTTGGACCGGCACCGCTGCATTGTGTATCACCTCGAGAGCAAAATTTCCAAGAGGATCAGCTTCTTGATCATTGGGGTGGCCTGGGCTGTCAGTGCCATCTTGGCCAGTCCTCTGGCTATCTTCCGGGAGTATTTCTCCATTGAGCTCAACCAGGACTTGAAGATGGTGGTCTGCGCTGAGGCCTGGCCCAGGGAAGGGCTGGTCAATTATGGCACCATTTACAGCGTCTTGATGTTCCTGATCCAATATGTCTTGCCTCTGGCCATCATCTCCTATGCCTATATCCGTATCTGGAGTAAGCTAAAGAACCACATCAGTCCTGGGGCGGCGGGGGACCATTACCACCAGAGGCGTCGGAAAACTACCAAGATGCTGGTGTGTGTCGTGGTGGTGTTTGGGGTCTGCTGGCTGCCCTTCCACATCTTTCAACTTGTCAGCGATATTGACGGCAGCGTGTTGCATTTGCAGGAATACAAACTGATCTACACACTCTTTCATGTCATTGCTATGTGCTCCACTTTTGCCAACCCACTCCTCTATGGCTGGATGAACAGCAACTACAGAACAGCTTTCCTGACTGCTTTCCGGTGTGAACAGCGGCTGGATTCCATCCACCCAGAGGTATCGCCTGCACTGAAAGCCAAGAAAAAGCTGGAAGCCAAGGAGGAGCATTGCAGTGGACCCCCGTTTTCTCAGCCTACAAGTGtctag